One part of the Ziziphus jujuba cultivar Dongzao chromosome 2, ASM3175591v1 genome encodes these proteins:
- the LOC107406432 gene encoding 23 kDa jasmonate-induced protein isoform X1, giving the protein MNMGDAVFGNPITNSTLKRLPEFEDDYNITSIDRACVALNMKNAEEKNVRALQYLEMLKEKCGVDLGTLCLLYNATGDTIKLVTYKNWYGNIGASPYPMEIANGQWGAFLHVKKSPGPNSVGAVVYRGKDPTGVECDWMVSFDNPDNKVQLNTKAYTEVREIDHFLLDSTWATIYNLMQSSGYFHDSTKDKNNQKGCSLSVSIGNDHFPIAVAVFTLQDV; this is encoded by the exons ATGA ATATGGGAGACGCTGTGTTTGGCAATCCCATCACAAACTCAACTTTAAAAAGGCTGCCTGAATTTGAAGATGACTATAATATAACAAGCATAGACAGAGCTTGTGTGGCTCTCAATATGAAGAATGCAGAGGAAAAGAACGTCAGAGCTCTCCAGTATTTGGAGATGCTGAAGGAGAAATGTGGTGTTGATCTGGGAACACTTTGCCTACTCTACAATGCCACCGGCGATACTATCAAGTTAGTCACCTACAAGAATTGGTATGGAAATATTGGAGCTTCTCCATATCCAATGGAGATTGCAAATGGACAATGGGGTGCCTTTCTGCATGTTAAAAAGAGTCCAGGGCCTAACTCCGTTGGGGCTGTAGTGTATCGAGGCAAGGACCCAACTGGGGTTGAATGTGATTGGATGGTGTCATTCGACAACCCTGACAATAAAGTTCAGTTGAACACAAAA GCATATACAGAGGTCCGTGAAATAGACCACTTCTTGCTAGATAGCACGTGGGCTACAATATATAACTTGATGCAGTCTAGTGGCTATTTTCATGATAGcacaaaagacaaaaacaaccaaaaaggATGCTCCTTATCTGTATCGATTGGTAATGACCATTTCCCTATAGCTGTGGCAGTATTCACCCTACAAGATGTTTGA
- the LOC107406432 gene encoding 23 kDa jasmonate-induced protein isoform X2: MGDAVFGNPITNSTLKRLPEFEDDYNITSIDRACVALNMKNAEEKNVRALQYLEMLKEKCGVDLGTLCLLYNATGDTIKLVTYKNWYGNIGASPYPMEIANGQWGAFLHVKKSPGPNSVGAVVYRGKDPTGVECDWMVSFDNPDNKVQLNTKAYTEVREIDHFLLDSTWATIYNLMQSSGYFHDSTKDKNNQKGCSLSVSIGNDHFPIAVAVFTLQDV, translated from the exons ATGGGAGACGCTGTGTTTGGCAATCCCATCACAAACTCAACTTTAAAAAGGCTGCCTGAATTTGAAGATGACTATAATATAACAAGCATAGACAGAGCTTGTGTGGCTCTCAATATGAAGAATGCAGAGGAAAAGAACGTCAGAGCTCTCCAGTATTTGGAGATGCTGAAGGAGAAATGTGGTGTTGATCTGGGAACACTTTGCCTACTCTACAATGCCACCGGCGATACTATCAAGTTAGTCACCTACAAGAATTGGTATGGAAATATTGGAGCTTCTCCATATCCAATGGAGATTGCAAATGGACAATGGGGTGCCTTTCTGCATGTTAAAAAGAGTCCAGGGCCTAACTCCGTTGGGGCTGTAGTGTATCGAGGCAAGGACCCAACTGGGGTTGAATGTGATTGGATGGTGTCATTCGACAACCCTGACAATAAAGTTCAGTTGAACACAAAA GCATATACAGAGGTCCGTGAAATAGACCACTTCTTGCTAGATAGCACGTGGGCTACAATATATAACTTGATGCAGTCTAGTGGCTATTTTCATGATAGcacaaaagacaaaaacaaccaaaaaggATGCTCCTTATCTGTATCGATTGGTAATGACCATTTCCCTATAGCTGTGGCAGTATTCACCCTACAAGATGTTTGA